In a single window of the Streptomyces cinnabarinus genome:
- a CDS encoding FecCD family ABC transporter permease, translated as MGTSAVRAAKGPRAVLLLALSGAALLVLCGLSMTYGALGVPLDQVWHTLLGDAPNSRIDNVIWSVRLPRTALGLATGAALGLSGALMQALTRNPLADPGILGVSAGAAFAVVVSVGVLGIGSVYGFIWFAFAGAMAASVLVYLLGGLGRSGSTPVKLALAGVAVTSLLFSLTSAIALTDPDALNRYRFWSAGSLANQSEEVLLRVLPFLGVGAVLALACAPALNRLALGDDVARSLGLRVGVVRVQGVLAVTLLTGGAVAVIGPVVFVGLVVPHIARVLAQYAGIGPDHRWLLPLSAVLAPCLLLAADIAGRLIAKPVEIQAGILVAFLGGPFFIALVRRRRLAEL; from the coding sequence TTGGGGACCTCGGCGGTCCGGGCGGCAAAAGGCCCCCGCGCGGTACTCCTGCTCGCGCTCTCGGGCGCGGCACTGCTGGTCCTGTGCGGCCTGTCGATGACGTACGGCGCGCTCGGCGTCCCCCTCGACCAGGTCTGGCACACCCTCCTCGGCGATGCGCCCAACTCCCGTATCGACAACGTGATCTGGTCGGTACGACTGCCCCGTACCGCCCTCGGTCTCGCCACCGGCGCCGCGCTCGGCCTCTCGGGCGCGCTGATGCAGGCGCTGACCCGCAATCCGCTGGCCGACCCCGGCATCCTCGGCGTGAGCGCGGGCGCCGCCTTCGCCGTCGTGGTGTCCGTCGGGGTCCTCGGCATCGGCTCGGTGTACGGCTTCATCTGGTTCGCGTTCGCCGGGGCGATGGCCGCCAGCGTGCTGGTCTATCTGCTGGGCGGACTCGGACGTTCGGGCTCGACCCCGGTGAAGCTGGCGCTGGCCGGTGTCGCGGTCACCTCGCTGCTGTTCTCGCTGACCAGTGCCATCGCACTGACCGACCCGGACGCCCTGAACCGCTACCGGTTCTGGTCGGCGGGCTCTCTGGCCAACCAGAGCGAGGAAGTCCTGCTGCGCGTCCTGCCGTTCCTCGGGGTCGGCGCCGTACTCGCCCTGGCCTGCGCGCCCGCCCTCAACCGCCTCGCGCTCGGCGACGACGTCGCCCGGTCGCTCGGGCTCCGGGTCGGCGTGGTCCGGGTCCAGGGCGTGCTGGCCGTCACCCTGCTCACCGGCGGCGCCGTCGCCGTCATCGGGCCGGTCGTCTTCGTCGGCCTGGTCGTGCCGCACATCGCCCGCGTGCTCGCGCAGTACGCCGGGATCGGCCCGGACCACCGCTGGCTGCTGCCGCTCTCGGCCGTCCTCGCGCCCTGTCTGCTGCTGGCCGCCGACATCGCCGGACGGCTGATCGCCAAGCCGGTCGAGATCCAGGCCGGCATCCTGGTCGCCTTCCTCGGCGGCCCGTTCTTCATCGCCCTGGTGCGCCGCCGACGACTCGCGGAGCTGTGA
- a CDS encoding FecCD family ABC transporter permease, protein MTADLAPAPGPEGAAAPAAPRRTAGRVPFRLAVPPVSGLLRPRLLVVCLVLAAAAFLLFAVETSVGDIALPLGDVMRALVGASDPATELIVHELRLPRALAGLLVGIAFGVSGALLQTLTRNPLASPDMMGITQGAGTAVVAGIVLGWDGGLGTQALGLLGALTAALLVYALAWKRGTSGYRIVLVGVGVAWICTSATDYLMARGQRFQAQAALGWLVGNLNGRTWDQITPLAWAMALLLPPALLLGRLTRTLELGDDVARGLGTRVQTVRVAVLLAAVGLVAFGTATAGPVAFVALAAPQVAQRLAGTAFPPPVAAGLTGAVMVLGSDLVARKLLSDTELPVGIVTGVLGAPILLWLLIRANRAGSGG, encoded by the coding sequence ATGACCGCCGACCTCGCCCCCGCACCGGGCCCCGAAGGCGCCGCGGCCCCGGCCGCACCCCGCCGCACCGCCGGACGCGTCCCCTTCCGCCTCGCCGTGCCGCCCGTCTCCGGGCTGCTGCGTCCCCGGCTGCTGGTCGTGTGCCTGGTGCTCGCGGCCGCCGCCTTCCTGCTGTTCGCCGTGGAGACCTCGGTCGGGGACATCGCGCTGCCGCTCGGCGACGTCATGCGGGCGCTGGTGGGCGCGAGCGATCCCGCCACCGAGCTGATCGTCCATGAGTTGCGCCTGCCCCGGGCCCTCGCCGGCCTGCTCGTCGGGATCGCGTTCGGTGTCTCCGGCGCCCTGCTCCAGACCCTGACGCGCAATCCGCTCGCCAGCCCCGACATGATGGGCATCACCCAGGGCGCCGGTACGGCCGTGGTGGCCGGCATCGTCCTCGGCTGGGACGGGGGCCTCGGCACCCAGGCGCTCGGTCTGCTCGGCGCGCTGACCGCCGCGCTGCTCGTGTACGCGCTGGCCTGGAAGCGGGGCACCAGCGGCTACCGGATCGTGCTCGTCGGCGTCGGCGTCGCCTGGATCTGCACCAGCGCCACCGACTATCTGATGGCCCGGGGGCAGCGCTTCCAGGCGCAGGCCGCGCTGGGCTGGCTGGTCGGCAACCTCAACGGCCGTACCTGGGACCAGATCACCCCGCTCGCCTGGGCGATGGCCCTGCTGCTCCCACCCGCGCTGCTCCTCGGCCGGCTGACGCGGACGCTGGAACTCGGCGACGACGTCGCCCGGGGCCTCGGGACACGCGTGCAGACGGTCCGGGTGGCCGTGCTCCTCGCCGCCGTCGGCCTGGTGGCCTTCGGCACCGCCACCGCGGGACCCGTGGCGTTCGTGGCGCTCGCCGCGCCCCAGGTCGCCCAGCGCCTCGCCGGTACGGCCTTCCCGCCACCGGTGGCCGCGGGACTGACCGGTGCCGTGATGGTGCTGGGTTCCGATCTCGTCGCCCGAAAGCTCCTGTCGGACACGGAGCTTCCGGTCGGGATCGTCACGGGTGTGCTCGGCGCGCCCATCCTGCTGTGGCTGCTCATCCGCGCCAACCGCGCCGGTTCAGGAGGCTGA
- a CDS encoding ABC transporter ATP-binding protein — MSKTDSAEARGPELRAEALKLAYDDRVVVEDLDLVVPTGRVTVIVGANACGKSTLLRALARLLNPKAGAVALDGRSIHSIPTRTLAQRLGILPQSPVAPEGLTVIDLVGRGRSPHQTWWRQWSSADEEAVHEALRATDMADLAHRAVDELSGGQRQRAWIAMAVAQGTPVMLLDEPTTYLDLAHQIDVLDLVTDLNRHQGRTVVMVLHDLNQACRYADHIVAMKGGRIAGEGAPAEVVTAAMVQDVFGLRCVVGTDPVSGTPMVIPMGRHHEGIEDAAPVAAG; from the coding sequence GTGTCGAAGACCGACTCCGCCGAGGCCCGCGGCCCCGAACTGCGCGCAGAGGCACTGAAACTGGCGTACGACGACCGGGTGGTGGTCGAGGATCTCGACCTGGTGGTGCCGACCGGCCGGGTCACCGTGATCGTCGGGGCCAACGCGTGCGGCAAGTCCACGCTGCTGCGGGCCCTGGCCCGGCTGCTGAACCCCAAGGCCGGGGCGGTCGCGTTGGACGGGCGCTCGATCCACTCGATCCCCACCCGGACCCTCGCGCAGCGGCTCGGCATCCTGCCGCAGTCCCCCGTCGCGCCCGAGGGGCTGACCGTCATCGACCTGGTGGGACGCGGCCGTTCACCGCATCAGACCTGGTGGCGGCAGTGGTCGTCGGCCGACGAGGAGGCCGTGCACGAGGCGCTGCGCGCCACCGACATGGCCGACCTGGCGCACCGGGCGGTGGACGAGCTGTCCGGCGGGCAGCGGCAGCGGGCCTGGATCGCCATGGCCGTCGCCCAGGGCACCCCGGTGATGCTGCTGGACGAGCCGACGACCTATCTCGACCTCGCGCATCAGATCGACGTCCTGGACCTGGTCACCGACCTCAACCGGCATCAGGGCCGCACGGTGGTGATGGTGCTGCACGACCTCAACCAGGCCTGCCGGTACGCCGATCACATCGTCGCGATGAAGGGGGGCCGGATCGCGGGCGAGGGCGCTCCGGCCGAGGTGGTGACCGCGGCGATGGTGCAGGACGTCTTCGGGCTGCGCTGTGTCGTGGGCACGGACCCGGTGAGCGGGACACCGATGGTGATCCCGATGGGGCGCCACCACGAGGGAATCGAGGACGCGGCGCCGGTCGCGGCCGGCTGA
- a CDS encoding methionyl-tRNA formyltransferase → MRVVMFGYQTWGHRTLQALLDSEHEVVLVVTHPKSEHVYERIWSDSVADLAEKHGVPVLLRNRPGDEELLRALKDAEPDIIVANNWRTWLPAEIFDLPPHGTLNIHDSLLPSYAGFSPLIWALINGEQQVGVTAHRMDAELDMGDILLQRAVPVGPADTATDLFHRTVDLIGPVVRESLDLIASGRAEWIAQDRSRSSFFHKRSLEDSRIDWTWPAEDLERLVRAQSDPYPSAFTHHRGERLRIVKAAVSQGRYGGTPGRIFIREGDGIVIVAGAGARSGRLPGLLVQRVRTEDGTEHAATDYFRTMGGYLTARP, encoded by the coding sequence ATGCGGGTCGTCATGTTCGGGTACCAGACCTGGGGGCACCGGACGCTACAGGCTCTGCTGGACTCCGAGCACGAAGTGGTCCTGGTCGTCACCCACCCCAAGAGCGAGCACGTCTACGAGCGGATCTGGAGCGACTCCGTCGCCGACCTGGCCGAAAAGCACGGCGTACCCGTGCTGTTGCGCAACCGGCCGGGCGACGAGGAACTCCTCCGGGCGCTCAAGGACGCCGAGCCGGACATCATCGTCGCGAACAACTGGCGCACCTGGCTGCCCGCGGAGATCTTCGACCTGCCGCCGCACGGCACGCTCAACATCCACGACTCGCTGCTGCCCTCCTACGCCGGCTTCTCGCCGCTGATCTGGGCGCTCATCAACGGCGAGCAGCAGGTCGGGGTCACCGCCCACCGCATGGACGCCGAGCTCGACATGGGCGACATCCTGCTCCAGCGCGCGGTGCCCGTCGGGCCCGCCGACACCGCGACCGACCTGTTCCACCGCACGGTCGACCTGATCGGCCCGGTCGTCCGCGAGTCCCTGGACCTCATCGCCTCCGGCCGGGCCGAGTGGATCGCGCAGGACCGCTCCCGGTCGAGCTTCTTCCACAAGCGGTCCCTGGAGGACAGCCGGATCGACTGGACCTGGCCCGCCGAGGACCTGGAGCGCCTGGTGCGGGCCCAGTCGGACCCGTACCCGAGCGCCTTCACCCACCACCGCGGCGAGCGCCTCAGGATCGTCAAGGCAGCGGTGTCCCAAGGCCGTTACGGCGGCACCCCGGGCCGGATCTTCATCCGCGAGGGGGACGGCATCGTCATCGTGGCCGGGGCCGGGGCGCGTTCGGGGCGGCTGCCCGGTCTGCTGGTCCAGCGGGTGCGGACCGAGGACGGCACCGAACACGCGGCAACCGACTACTTCCGCACGATGGGGGGCTACTTGACGGCACGTCCGTAA
- a CDS encoding lysine N(6)-hydroxylase/L-ornithine N(5)-oxygenase family protein translates to MTTLHSDPDSIYDVLGLGFGPSHLALAIALHEHGVSPHQGAGFRVGFLERQPRFGWHRGMLIDDATMQVSFLKDLVTMRDPTSDFSFLCYLRERGRLVDFLNQKTLFPLRIEFHDYLEWAAGRVEHLVEYAAEVVSVKPVTEDGEVRWFDVASRDPAAPERLTVRRTRTLCVATGLEPHLPPGAARSERVWHNSELLPRVDQLTRSGTPVRRAVVLGAGQSAAEAVDYLHRTFPDAEICSVFAKYGYTPADDSPFANRIFDPEAVDLYFGAPPEVKQSLHDYHRSTNYSVVDMELIESLSRTMYQEKVQGRQRLRMLNVSRIREVASGADGLRVTVEFLPTGQRQELACDVIVYATGYQPRGIGDHLGEIAKLCLRDEEDQLRVGRDHRVETAAHVRAEIYLQGGTEHTHGLTSTLLSTTAVRAGEICGSLLAQNAGSSRE, encoded by the coding sequence GTGACGACGCTGCACAGTGATCCGGACTCCATCTACGACGTACTGGGCCTCGGCTTCGGCCCGTCCCATCTCGCACTCGCGATCGCGCTCCACGAGCACGGCGTGAGCCCACATCAGGGAGCCGGATTCCGCGTCGGATTCCTGGAACGGCAACCGCGGTTCGGCTGGCACCGCGGCATGCTGATCGACGACGCCACCATGCAGGTGTCCTTCCTCAAGGACCTGGTGACGATGCGTGACCCCACCAGCGACTTCAGCTTCCTGTGCTATCTGCGCGAGCGCGGCAGGCTGGTCGACTTCCTCAACCAGAAGACCCTGTTCCCGCTGCGCATCGAGTTCCACGACTACCTGGAGTGGGCCGCCGGCCGGGTCGAGCACCTCGTCGAGTACGCCGCCGAGGTGGTCTCCGTGAAGCCGGTCACCGAGGACGGCGAGGTCCGCTGGTTCGACGTGGCCAGCCGCGATCCCGCCGCCCCGGAGCGGCTGACCGTACGCCGGACCCGCACCCTGTGCGTGGCCACCGGGCTGGAACCGCATCTGCCGCCCGGCGCCGCGCGGTCCGAACGGGTCTGGCACAACAGCGAGTTACTGCCACGCGTGGACCAACTCACCCGCTCTGGCACACCCGTTCGCCGTGCCGTCGTCCTCGGTGCCGGACAGAGCGCCGCCGAGGCCGTCGACTACCTCCACCGCACCTTCCCCGATGCCGAGATCTGCTCGGTGTTCGCCAAGTACGGCTACACACCAGCGGACGACAGCCCCTTCGCCAACCGGATCTTCGACCCCGAGGCGGTGGACCTGTACTTCGGTGCGCCGCCGGAGGTGAAGCAGTCGCTGCACGACTACCACCGTTCCACCAACTACTCCGTGGTCGACATGGAGTTGATCGAGTCGCTGTCGCGCACGATGTACCAGGAGAAGGTCCAGGGCAGACAGCGGCTGCGGATGCTGAACGTCTCCCGCATCCGCGAGGTCGCGAGCGGCGCCGACGGGCTGCGGGTGACGGTGGAGTTCCTGCCGACCGGGCAGCGCCAGGAACTTGCCTGCGATGTGATCGTCTATGCCACCGGCTATCAGCCCCGGGGCATCGGCGACCATCTCGGGGAGATCGCCAAGCTCTGTCTGCGGGACGAGGAGGACCAGCTCCGGGTCGGACGCGACCACCGGGTGGAGACCGCCGCGCATGTGCGGGCGGAGATCTACCTCCAGGGCGGCACCGAGCACACCCACGGCCTCACCTCGACCCTGCTGTCCACGACCGCGGTCCGCGCCGGGGAGATCTGCGGCTCCCTCCTGGCGCAGAATGCGGGCAGTTCCCGGGAGTAG
- a CDS encoding ABC transporter permease produces the protein MRPLAADTLLPVNATLAVALVVLLLVATAVAAVFRLAPDESYGRAREVVTAGVRAALQLAAVSLVIGWAVHHTAALIGFLFLMFAVATRTAGRRITTNGTWWWAALPIAVPVAPVVAALVLAGLLTVPGIAVVPVTGILIGGALTATVLAGRRALDEVAGRFGEVEAALSLGFPDRDAHLEVARGAASDALLPALDQTRTVGLVTLPGAFVGMLLAGASPVLAGTVQVFVLIALLAVEALSVALTVELVARRRLNRQDP, from the coding sequence GTGCGTCCCCTCGCCGCCGACACCCTGCTGCCCGTCAACGCCACGCTCGCCGTCGCCCTCGTCGTCCTGCTGCTCGTGGCCACCGCGGTGGCCGCCGTCTTCCGGCTCGCGCCGGACGAGTCGTACGGACGGGCCCGTGAGGTCGTGACGGCGGGCGTGCGGGCGGCGCTGCAACTGGCCGCGGTGTCCCTGGTGATCGGCTGGGCCGTGCACCACACCGCGGCCCTGATCGGCTTCCTGTTCCTGATGTTCGCCGTGGCGACCCGTACCGCGGGACGCCGGATCACCACGAACGGCACCTGGTGGTGGGCGGCGCTGCCGATCGCGGTCCCGGTGGCGCCGGTCGTCGCCGCCCTGGTGCTGGCCGGGCTGCTGACCGTGCCCGGTATCGCCGTCGTCCCGGTGACCGGCATCCTCATCGGCGGCGCGCTGACCGCGACCGTGCTGGCCGGCCGACGCGCGCTGGACGAGGTCGCCGGGCGCTTCGGGGAGGTCGAGGCGGCGCTGTCACTGGGCTTCCCGGACCGCGACGCCCACCTCGAAGTGGCCCGCGGCGCCGCCTCGGACGCCCTGCTGCCCGCCCTGGACCAGACCCGCACGGTCGGCCTGGTCACGCTGCCGGGCGCCTTCGTCGGCATGCTCCTGGCCGGCGCCTCCCCCGTACTCGCGGGCACGGTCCAGGTCTTCGTACTCATCGCCCTGCTGGCGGTGGAGGCCCTGTCGGTGGCCCTGACCGTCGAACTCGTCGCCCGCCGCAGGCTGAACCGACAGGACCCGTGA
- a CDS encoding iron ABC transporter permease — protein MAVTATTPATRPPVTTSRTGAAAVTAALVLLVAALAVVDITQGTAAVGAAEVWKAFTGQADAADSSVVIASRLPRMTAGLLVGAMLGMAGAALQAVSRNVLASPDTLAVNAGSYLALGLVAVTGVSLPLLASSGVALLGSLAAAAVVLGLSGLGAGTVRLVLAGTALMLGLNAVTEGLLLLFPEETHGLYQWNQGSIGQNGFDGVIRMAPLGLVGLLGLLLVARRVDALALGDDAARGLGVPVRATRVTAVVLAALLSAASVTLAGPIGFVGLCAPALVRPLARRYREFTRTRAGLPVTALTGAALVLGSDVLLRSLVPADLAVAVPTGVVTSLVGAVFLIVMAVRLKDTAASAAPDRLRIRSRAVFVSVTAVLVLVLVGVTIAAVLLGDAKLLLGDVVNWAQGRSGQTVSFVLDTRMPRVLAALLAGAALALAGTLIQAVTRNPLAEPAVLGVSGGAALGAVLLVTTVPLAGSWGLAGAAFAGAAVSSVIVFGLAARGGFQQNRLVLVGIGVATAATALISLLIVLTDPFSAVKALTWLSGSTYGRTLPDIVPLAVVVALGLVVAVLRRAELDLVSLDEDTPRLLGMDLARGRLGFLVLGVLLSATAVAAAGTIGFVGLVAPHAARALVGRPHARVVPVAVLLGAILVCTADLLGRTVIAPAQLGAGMVTAVIGTPYFLYLLVRSRR, from the coding sequence ATGGCCGTCACCGCGACAACTCCCGCCACCCGTCCGCCGGTCACCACGTCCCGGACGGGAGCGGCCGCGGTGACGGCCGCACTGGTCCTGCTGGTCGCCGCCCTCGCGGTCGTCGACATCACGCAGGGCACGGCCGCCGTCGGCGCGGCCGAGGTGTGGAAGGCGTTCACCGGGCAGGCGGACGCCGCCGACTCCTCCGTCGTCATCGCCTCCCGGCTGCCCAGGATGACCGCCGGGCTCCTCGTCGGCGCCATGCTCGGCATGGCGGGCGCCGCCCTCCAGGCCGTCAGCCGCAACGTCCTCGCGTCCCCCGATACCCTCGCCGTCAACGCCGGTTCCTACCTGGCCCTCGGTCTGGTCGCCGTCACCGGTGTCTCGCTGCCGCTGCTCGCCTCCTCCGGCGTCGCGCTGCTCGGCAGCCTCGCCGCGGCGGCCGTCGTGCTCGGCCTGTCCGGCCTCGGCGCGGGCACGGTACGGCTGGTGCTCGCGGGCACCGCCCTCATGCTCGGCCTCAACGCCGTCACCGAAGGGCTGCTCCTGCTGTTCCCCGAGGAGACCCACGGGCTCTACCAGTGGAACCAGGGCAGCATCGGCCAGAACGGCTTCGACGGCGTGATCCGGATGGCGCCGCTCGGCCTCGTCGGGCTCCTCGGGCTGCTGCTGGTCGCCCGCAGGGTCGACGCGCTGGCGCTCGGCGACGACGCCGCCCGGGGTCTCGGCGTGCCGGTGCGCGCCACCCGCGTCACGGCGGTCGTGCTCGCGGCCCTGCTGTCCGCCGCGTCCGTCACCCTCGCCGGACCCATCGGCTTCGTCGGCCTGTGCGCCCCCGCCCTCGTCCGCCCCCTCGCCCGCAGGTACCGGGAGTTCACCCGGACCCGCGCGGGCCTTCCGGTCACCGCGCTGACCGGCGCCGCGCTGGTCCTCGGCTCGGACGTGCTGCTGAGGTCCCTGGTCCCGGCGGACCTCGCGGTCGCCGTGCCCACGGGTGTCGTCACCAGCCTCGTCGGCGCCGTCTTCCTGATCGTCATGGCCGTACGGCTGAAGGACACCGCGGCCTCGGCCGCACCCGACCGGCTGCGCATCAGAAGCCGCGCCGTCTTCGTCTCGGTGACGGCCGTTCTGGTGCTCGTGCTCGTCGGGGTCACGATCGCCGCCGTACTCCTGGGCGACGCCAAGCTGTTGCTCGGCGATGTCGTCAACTGGGCGCAGGGCAGGTCGGGTCAGACCGTCTCCTTCGTGCTCGACACCCGAATGCCCCGGGTCCTCGCCGCGCTGCTGGCCGGAGCGGCCCTCGCCCTGGCCGGGACGCTCATCCAGGCCGTGACCCGCAACCCCCTCGCCGAGCCCGCCGTGCTCGGTGTCTCCGGCGGGGCCGCGCTGGGTGCCGTACTGCTGGTGACGACCGTGCCGCTGGCCGGGAGCTGGGGCCTGGCGGGTGCGGCGTTCGCGGGCGCGGCGGTCAGTTCCGTCATCGTCTTCGGGCTCGCCGCGCGGGGCGGGTTCCAGCAGAACCGCCTCGTCCTCGTCGGCATCGGCGTCGCCACCGCCGCGACCGCGCTGATCAGCCTGCTGATCGTTCTCACCGACCCGTTCAGCGCGGTCAAGGCCCTCACCTGGCTGTCCGGTTCGACGTACGGCCGGACCCTGCCGGACATCGTGCCGCTCGCCGTGGTCGTCGCGCTGGGTCTGGTCGTGGCGGTGCTGCGGCGCGCGGAGCTCGACCTGGTCTCGCTCGACGAGGACACCCCGCGGCTGCTGGGCATGGACCTGGCGCGGGGACGCCTCGGTTTCCTCGTCCTGGGCGTGCTGCTGAGCGCCACCGCGGTCGCCGCCGCGGGCACCATCGGATTCGTGGGACTCGTCGCCCCGCACGCGGCCCGCGCCCTGGTGGGCCGCCCGCACGCCCGGGTCGTCCCGGTGGCGGTCCTGCTCGGTGCGATCCTGGTGTGCACGGCGGATCTGCTGGGCCGGACCGTGATCGCGCCGGCGCAGCTCGGCGCGGGGATGGTGACCGCGGTGATCGGTACGCCGTACTTCCTGTATCTGCTGGTGCGCAGCCGCCGTTGA
- a CDS encoding iron-siderophore ABC transporter substrate-binding protein: MRRLLMTAAAATAAALTLAACGTTEPAADSDDAKKTSERITLTDASGAKVELDGPATKVVGTEWHEVELLVSLGVDPVGVADVKGYSTWDQAVPLKNEPKDIGTRGEPSMDTIAALKPDLIVASTDLPPAAVKQLREVAPVVEVRSADAADPIGQVTENLDLLAKATGTTEQADQIKEDFDAKLAEGKKALADAGLDGAQYAFADGYDISNQVSIRPFTSGSLIGAVNEKLGLKNDWTVKGDESYGLGSTDVEGLTKLSDDVHFAYIGNDGDKSSTPFTDALAKDKVWTSLPFVKKGNVHRLPDGIWMFGGPESMNQYIDSVVAALTK; this comes from the coding sequence ATGAGACGCCTCCTGATGACCGCGGCGGCCGCCACCGCCGCGGCGCTCACCCTGGCCGCCTGCGGTACGACCGAGCCCGCCGCCGACAGCGACGACGCCAAGAAGACCAGCGAGCGCATCACCCTCACCGACGCCTCCGGGGCGAAGGTCGAACTCGACGGACCGGCCACCAAGGTCGTCGGCACCGAGTGGCACGAGGTCGAGCTGCTGGTCTCGCTCGGCGTGGACCCGGTCGGCGTCGCCGACGTCAAGGGCTACAGCACCTGGGACCAGGCCGTCCCGCTGAAGAACGAGCCCAAGGACATCGGCACGCGCGGCGAGCCGAGCATGGACACCATCGCCGCCCTCAAGCCGGACCTCATCGTCGCCAGCACCGACCTGCCGCCCGCCGCGGTGAAGCAACTGCGCGAGGTCGCCCCGGTGGTGGAGGTCCGTTCCGCCGACGCCGCCGACCCGATCGGGCAGGTGACGGAGAACCTCGACCTGCTCGCGAAGGCCACCGGCACCACCGAGCAGGCCGACCAGATCAAGGAAGACTTCGACGCGAAGCTCGCCGAGGGCAAGAAGGCCCTCGCCGACGCCGGTCTCGACGGCGCCCAGTACGCCTTCGCGGACGGCTACGACATCTCCAACCAGGTCTCGATCCGCCCCTTCACCAGCGGCTCGCTCATCGGCGCCGTCAACGAGAAGCTCGGCCTGAAGAACGACTGGACGGTCAAGGGGGACGAGAGCTACGGCCTCGGCTCCACCGACGTCGAGGGGCTCACCAAGCTGAGCGACGACGTGCACTTCGCCTACATCGGCAACGACGGCGACAAGAGCAGCACCCCGTTCACCGACGCCCTCGCCAAGGACAAGGTGTGGACGTCGCTGCCGTTCGTGAAGAAGGGCAATGTCCACCGACTGCCCGACGGCATCTGGATGTTCGGCGGTCCCGAGTCGATGAACCAGTACATCGACTCCGTCGTCGCCGCGCTGACGAAGTAG
- a CDS encoding ABC transporter ATP-binding protein translates to MRSEEESSAAPRPRGHELSATAVTVAYDGVDVVHDASVALRPGEVTVLVGPNGSGKSTLLRTIARLQRARTATLVIDGADGLTLTPREFSRLVALLTQGRPTPSGLTVRDVVEFGRYPYRGRWGRADPDGRAAVDRALAMTGVAELAERGAEHLSGGQLQRVWLASCLAQQTGVVLLDEPTTYLDLRYQIELLDLVRDLADDHGIAVGAVLHDLDQAAALADRIVLLHQGRIIADGLPEDVLTAQRLTDTYGIRIEVGTDPLTGRLRTRAIGRHHTRSERLSTPS, encoded by the coding sequence GTGCGATCAGAAGAAGAGAGCTCCGCGGCCCCGCGCCCCCGTGGCCATGAACTGTCGGCCACCGCCGTCACCGTGGCCTACGACGGCGTGGACGTCGTGCATGACGCGTCGGTGGCGCTGCGGCCCGGTGAAGTGACCGTGCTGGTGGGGCCGAACGGCAGCGGGAAGTCCACGCTGCTGCGAACGATCGCGCGGCTGCAGCGGGCGAGGACCGCCACGCTCGTCATCGACGGTGCCGACGGCCTGACCCTGACGCCCCGTGAGTTCTCGCGCCTGGTCGCCCTGTTGACCCAGGGCCGGCCCACACCCAGCGGGCTGACGGTGCGGGACGTCGTCGAGTTCGGCCGCTACCCCTACCGGGGCCGCTGGGGCCGCGCGGATCCGGACGGCCGGGCCGCGGTGGACCGCGCGCTGGCCATGACCGGCGTCGCGGAACTCGCCGAGCGCGGCGCCGAGCACCTCTCCGGCGGCCAGCTCCAGCGGGTCTGGCTCGCGAGCTGCCTCGCCCAGCAGACCGGCGTAGTGCTGCTGGACGAGCCGACGACCTACCTCGATCTGCGCTATCAGATCGAACTCCTCGACCTCGTCAGGGATCTGGCGGACGACCACGGGATCGCGGTCGGCGCCGTCCTGCACGACCTGGACCAGGCCGCGGCCCTCGCCGACCGGATCGTGCTGCTGCACCAGGGACGGATCATCGCCGACGGCCTCCCCGAGGACGTCCTGACCGCCCAGCGGCTGACCGACACCTACGGCATCCGCATCGAAGTCGGCACCGACCCCCTCACGGGCCGGCTGCGCACCCGCGCGATCGGCCGGCACCACACGCGAAGCGAAAGGCTCAGCACACCCTCATGA
- a CDS encoding ArsR/SmtB family transcription factor, which translates to MSTPLYQLKAEFFKTLGHPARIRVLELLSEREHAVAEMLPEVGIEPAHLSQQLAVLRRANLVVTRKEGSTVYYSLTSPHVAELLRVARTILSGVLAGQAELLADLKAAQEEAKPSS; encoded by the coding sequence GTGAGCACGCCGCTGTATCAACTGAAGGCCGAGTTCTTCAAGACCCTCGGTCATCCGGCCCGTATCCGGGTGCTGGAGCTGCTCAGCGAGCGCGAGCACGCCGTCGCCGAGATGCTGCCGGAAGTGGGCATCGAACCCGCGCACCTCTCCCAGCAGCTGGCCGTGCTGCGGCGGGCCAACCTCGTGGTCACGCGCAAGGAGGGCTCGACCGTGTACTACTCGCTGACCAGTCCGCATGTCGCCGAGCTGCTCCGGGTCGCCCGCACCATCCTCTCCGGCGTCCTGGCCGGCCAGGCCGAACTGCTCGCCGACCTCAAGGCCGCGCAGGAGGAGGCGAAGCCGTCGTCCTAG